In one window of Lampris incognitus isolate fLamInc1 chromosome 3, fLamInc1.hap2, whole genome shotgun sequence DNA:
- the LOC130110519 gene encoding zinc transporter ZIP3-like — translation MDIMVAKILCLLGVFALMLGGVLVPVRLLQVDYEKAQRYRKALALCNSFGGGVFLATCFNALLPAVRDKVDEVFKELKINSDYPLAETMMMLGFFFTVFVEQAVLTFRKEKPSFIDMETFNTGGSEAGSDSEYDTPFISPTRSTPASHHHSRGHHHSHLSPTELAGAGPLRLASLVLALSAHSVFEGLALGLQENGPKLGSLFLGVAIHETLAAVALGVSMAKVGLLMKDAIKLGITVSLMIPLGIGVGMGIESAQTLAGSIVSVVLQGMAAGTFLFVTFFEILSRELEDKQDRLLKVLCLVLGYGVLAGLVFIKW, via the exons ATGGATATCATGGTGGCCAAGATCCTGTGCCTGCTGGGGGTGTTTGCTCTCATGCTTGGCGGGGTCCTTGTCCCAGTGCGCCTCCTTCAGGTGGATTATGAGAAAGCCCAGCGGTACCGGAAGGCTCTGGCGCTCTGTAACTCGTTCGGAGGGGGTGTCTTCCTTGCCACCTGCTTCAATGCTCTGCTGCCTGCCGTCAGGGATAAG GTTGATGAAGTGTTTAAAGAGTTGAAGATAAACTCGGACTACCCTCTGGCAGAAACCATGATGATGCTGGGCTTCTTCTTCACTGTTTTCGTagaacaggctgtcctcaccttCAGGAAGGAGAAGCCCTCCTTCATTGACATGGAGACGTTCAACACCGGCGGCTCAGAGGCGGGGAGTGACTCTGAGTATGACACCCCCTTCATCTCCCCGACACGCAGCACCCCAGCCAGCCACCACCACTCCCGTGGGCACCACCACAGTCACCTCAGCCCAACAGAACTGGCTGGAGCAGGACCACTGCGCCTAGCCAGCCTGGTTCTGGCTCTTTCAGCCCACTCAGTGTTTGAGGGCCTCGCCCTGGGACTCCAGGAGAACGGACCCAAGCTGGGCAGCTTGTTTCTGGGAGTGGCGATCCATGAGACCCTGGCAGCTGTGGCACTGGGGGTGAGCATGGCGAAGGTGGGTCTGCTGATGAAGGATGCCATCAAATTAGGCATCACAGTCAGTCTGATGATCCCGCTGGGCATCGGGGTGGGCATGGGCATTGAGTCGGCGCAGACATTAGCGGGGAGTATCGTGTCTGTGGTTCTCCAAGGCATGGCTGCTGGAACGTTCCTGTTCGTCACTTTTTTTGAGATTCTCTCTAGGGAGCTGGAGGACAAACAGGACAGGCTGCTGAAGGTGCTGTGTCTGGTTTTAGGATACGGGGTGCTGGCAGGTTTGGTGTTTATCAAATGGTGA
- the sgta gene encoding small glutamine-rich tetratricopeptide repeat-containing protein alpha, with protein MTDTKRLAFSIIQFLHDQLQSGDLSSDAQESLEVAVQCLETAFEVSTNDQNLAVPQTLPEIFTAATSQYPAPPEVKIDTSPDTPTEEEIAEAEQLKTDGNDQMKVENFQAAVEFYSKAIVINPQNAVYYCNRAAAYSKLGNYAGAVQDCELAIGIDPNYSKAYGRMGLALASLNKHTEAVSYYKKALELDPDNETYKSNLKIAEQKMETPSPTAGMGGVDLAGLLSNPGFMNMASSLMNNPQVQQLMSGMMSGAYGPMGAAGATGGGAGGAAAGPGDISGLIQAGQQFAQQMQQQNPELIEQLRSQIRSRTPSASNEEQP; from the exons ATGACAGACACAAAACGTCTTGCATTCTCCATCATCCAGTTCCTACATGACCAGCTTCAGTCCGGGGACCTCTCCTCGGATGCCCAGGAGAGTTTAGAAG TTGCTGTCCAGTGTTTGGAGACAGCATTTGAAGTGTCAACTAATGACCAGAATCTAGCTGTCCCCCAGACGTTACCAGAGATCTTCACTGCTGCCACATCCCAG TATCCAGCCCCTCCTGAAGTTAAGATCGACACAAGCCCAGACACCCCCACAGAGGAAGAGATAGCTGAGGCGGAGCAACTCAAAACCGACG GCAATGATCAAATGAAAGTGGAGAATTTTCAAGCAGCTGTGGAATTCTACTCCAAGGCTATCGTCATAAACCCCCAGAATGCGGTCTACTACTGCAACAG GGCCGCAGCTTATAGCAAACTGGGGAACTATGCTGGAGCCGTGCAGGACTGTGAACTGGCCATTGGGATTGACCCCAACTACAGCAAAGCATACGGACGAATGGG ATTGGCTCTCGCCAGTCTGAACAAACACACAGAGGCAGTGAGCTATTATAAGAAAGCTCTGGAACTGGACCCTGACAACGAGACCTACAAGTCAAACCTGAAGATTGCTGAGCAGAAAATGGAGACCCCCAGCCCA ACAGCAGGAATGGGAGGAGTGGATCTGGCAGGCTTGTTAAGCAACCCTGGCTTTATGAATATG GCATCCTCTTTGATGAACAACCCACAAGTACAGCAACT GATGTCGGGGATGATGTCAGGAGCTTACGGTCCAATGGGAGCAGCAGGAGCCACTGGGGGAGGGGCCGGGGGAGCTGCAGCTGGCCCCGGGGACATCTCTGGACTCATCCAAGC AGGTCAGCAGTTCGCCCAGCAGATGCAGCAGCAGAATCCTGAACTCATCGAACAGCTGAGGAGTCAGATCCGCAGTCGGACGCCCAGTGCCAGCAACGAGGAGCAGCCATGA